In Planococcus citri chromosome 4, ihPlaCitr1.1, whole genome shotgun sequence, the genomic window gttggtacacTTCCCGACTAcaaattagcgcatttgttcatgaGCCAAAGCttccctgaggagtaaaaaaaaaaatattcaaacttggGCAACTTTGAAAGctacaaaaaatcatgaaatttcagtaaaattggccCAAAAATGCATGGAAAACGCTTGAAAACTTGTCGAAAATGATGACGTAAAgacttgaaaaacagctctaaaatcactgaaaattaccaaaaaatcattattttaatgtttcGGAAAGGTATTTAATACAGTAGTTCACATAAGCGAAGGTATGGAAGGTACAGATGGCATGGGACCAGGGACCTCCCAATTCAAACGGATCGCACACACCTCCCTCAAGATCAGGAAATTCACCCATCAATAAACAGCAAAACTCGTAATAGGTACATTGTTTTGTGCagcgtgttaataaaattgcataagcTGCGCCGTAAATACAGTTTGTAAGTAATTTAACGAAGACTCAGTTGAATTAAAAGTAAgagatcattgaaaattatttcgaataaCCAATAGCCGGGAATGAGAAAAGattaataggtacattttagaatttgatgcctccttaaaatttgaattgcaGGTGCATAAATGCACGCTCTTTTATTCACGttaataaccaaaatttcagattttaaattcaattacctatctattagagcaggaaaataacgtaaaaaagcgatgtcaaaaaggaaaaaattggcacataaattatttcttcgggaatgtgttcagatgaaccacCTGCTCTAAGTATATGccgtaattttgaaatttttattttttttcgtcaatttttaaaaaatttggattgtaagaggaatctaaaaaatttaataataaaaggctgcagaaattttggatttgttttGAAGTATGTACTCTTCACAAATAGGTTCGTGGCtcattcaagaatttttcaaatctgtggCGAAGGAGTGGAGTGATTCTCTTGTCAGCGTGATTTTTCTCAACAGCtccgagtaattttcaaaatttcaaaatttagaactcTAAAGAAATGTTATTAATGTTgattaatttcacaaaattacaagaaaaaaattcaacaagttcttttataaaaatatgtacctactaaacCTAACACTAAGGTACAATACAATAAACAATAAATGATCAAGATACAAGATTATGAACGTGTGAAtataaaatacgtaggtaggtagattatTAGTTTCTATAGATGTAAGTAAGTTgtattatgtacttatatgtatgtacctattatatcTATAAATAAACTCCACCGCCTGGTGCAAGAAATGCAAAATggagcaactttttttttgaaagtaaacaaatagaaaatgaaaaaaaaaatccaggtagcagaagtacctacgtaagttTGATACACTTTtgcatataagtaggtaatttatctgataaaattatcaatcaaGACCATTAAGAATAAACCgcgaaattgacaaaaatccaaaagaattgtaaaaaatttagaactaGCAACCGTTACGTTACCTTCAATACCTTCATGTACAGTAGCGTGCAAATTAGTTTGGGACAGCAGCAAAATCACAACATTACACCATTTTTCAACAGCTCGCTACAACAATAccgctaacaattttgaaaaaaaaattacacggggtgaaagccctatcctttacgaaaattttgatgtgttagaaccaaaaaaaataagtttctaTAAGCTCATAAAAgctcactgaaataaaaatcagaaaattttcagtcttttagttttccgcatttaccggacgaaccgtacgtcctagcaaaaatctgatgacattatgctgaaagagaattaaattttctacaatttcgttgagataaaattttcgtaggacgctcggtttccAAACTGCACGCCTTCAAAGTTTGAGTTACTAGAAAAACCAACGTTTGCACGCTACTGTAGTTTTTCGCATTTACCGaacgaaccgtacgtcctagcaaaaatctgatgggaTTAagctgaaagagaattaaattctgtACAATTTCGTTAACATGAAATTCTTGTAGGACGCtctgtttcaaaactgcacGTCTTTGAAGttttagtttaaaaaagttggtttttttactaaaaaaaagttgcagcaacgttttttactcaaactttaAAGGTGTACAGTTttgaaaccgagcgtcctacgaaaattttacattaacgaaattgtagagaatttaattctctttcagcttaatgtcatcagatttttgctaggacgtacggttcgtccggtaaatgcggaaaactaaaagactgaaaattttctgatttttatttcagtgagcTTTTATGAGCTTATAGAAACTTATTTTTCTTGGTTctaacacatcaaaattttcgtaaaggatagggctttcaccccctgtaatttttttttcaaaattgttagcggTATTGTTGTAGCGAGCTGTTGAAAAATGGTGTAATGTTGTGATTTTGCTGCTGTCCCAAACTAATTTGCACGCTactgtaagtaggtatctgGTTGCCTAAGGTAAAATTGATAGAGTACATGGATTCAAAACTGTAAAGATCTCAACTTTTCTTCAAGCAAGTCTATCACGTCATCTTGCTCATTAGCTCTAGCAATGCATAGATTAAGTGTCtttttatctgaattttttgcatggAAAATTGCTTTTAATAAAACCGAATTATCTGTCATTAATAAAGAGCTCACTAAATCTTTTCTACGCTCCTTAACAGCCCGAAATGAATAATGAATGCATTGCAACACGTGTGCTACATCAGATCCAGCCTCAGCCAATTCTAGAGGTGTCTTATTTTGCGCATTTTTCGCGTCATAACATgctccatttttcaaaagtaacagCACAGTATTTAAATTATTCCGTAAAGTGGATAGATGCAGCGCTGTATTCCCTTTATTAGTAGCCTCAACATCAGTAATCATATCAACTTTAGCACCATTATCTATTAGAAGCTGAACTACTTCATTGTGGCCATTCAAGGCTGCCAAATGCAACGGGGTCCAACTGTAGTAATCCGATGCCCAGCTTTCATTATCTTTTATTTGGTCAGGATTTTTAGAAGTTGATAAATATTCAGGAATGCCTTCTTCAATCAATCTAAGATTGGGATAAGCCCCGTGAGATAAAAGAATTTGGGTAATTTCTGCATTACCTTTACTTGCGACATAATGTAAAGGTGAGCCAAATTTATCATCTTGACCATggataattgattttttataatctGGTTCTTGTGTTAATATGAAATCTATTTCTTTATTTCTGCCAAAAGCTATATCAGTGGTAagatttttgtacaatttgtccaactttttcaatagtTCATGAAAGTACTTAgacttttcataaattttttccaggttttcaatttctgatacTAGTAGCGTGTATTGTATGGTTTTACCTATTGAACAATAATTTCCACATTTCATTATTGTTGATGTCACACTCAGCAGTTCCTTACGAAAATCATTGGGGCTACTCTGTGTTtctaaaatttgtaataaatcTTTAGTCTTGAATAAAAACTGttcattgcttgaaatttttctcacttcttgttccatatttttcaattttaatgacaTTCGTatgttttcatatgaatcataAATGCTACAATTACAATCCTTTGATATAGTTATTATTCTTTTCAACAAAAGTTTTCCCGATTCACTAAGTCTGGAATAGCTCACTCGTTCAGAACCTTTAATTAGAGCTGACAAAAAATCATCCTGAAGGAGATCTTTAGGATAACCATCATGAGGATAAAGCTTAAGAATATGATCAATTTTATCGGATGGTAACTCAATCATGAAATCATATACTTCATTTAAGGCATTTTGTACTAAAGTAGTGCCATGAGCATccaattttaatggaaaaaaggAAACAGGTGTCCCGCCCCCTTGTGGTGCTTGAAATGATTCATCTTCATGTGACAGACATTGTTGCCGATCTTTACACAGTATTTTATAGCCTTCAGCGCAGTTTATGGTATTGTCAAAGCCTAAGCTCttgatatcaaaattattaTGAATAATTTGCATTGCTTTTGCCTTCAATAATAGCATACAAATAAGGTATAAACACTCGCTATAATGTAATGTTATTGTCCTACACGTTCCTTCggatgaaaatgttttgaaattaaagcCAGGTCCAATATTTCCAAGAAAGGCCAAATTAATGGGTTTAGGCAATGCTTCATCGCTAATTTTAATATTCTTACAATTGTAACTCTCGCCACTTTTCAAGATTAGTTCGCTCTTCTCAAACACCTGCATTAAATGAATGGAAGGCGGTCCCCATTCTTCgaagttctgaaaaaaacgACTGAGAAAGATATTCATAGTATTGGTAAAATCAATCCCCTTTTTCATAccaagctcaatttttttttcattacattgGAACAGAGAAACACTCAGTCCAAAGGAGAAATTACTCCATCCATGAGAATTAATAAATTCATCTACTACGTGAATATCTGTTTTGtccatcaaaaattcaactacatCTGATGAACTCATCCGCATAGCTTCAAGAAACAGCAGCTTCTTTTGACCACTGTCCATATAAGGTTTACCAATTTCTAACACTTTATTCTTTAAGAGGAAATCTAAAGCTGGAACGCTGTTCTCACGAAGAATATGAGTGATGAACGTGCGGTGATCAGAATCCTTCCAAAAGATATCATAGAAATCAAAAACGAATTTGGCGACATTTTGGCGATTGTTATCAATTGcaatcattaaaattgaacgCATCCAACCAGAATGCAAAATACcctgttgtaaaaaattttcgctgtcTTTTATCGTTGCTATCAGTGCTTTTGCTAATTCTACAAATCCCAATTCTGCACATACACAAAGTAAACCATATTGGTCTCCATTACACcaattttcaatagtttttgaAACACTTACTTGACCTGAGCTCAATGCTACCTCTATTATCCGTAACAATATAAGAAAGGAATGGCTGTGACGCAGAAATGTGTTCATCCTTTGCTCAGATGAATGCTGATGTAGTGTCCCAGGATAAACATGTAGTGATGTACACATACCATTACCAAAAAACTTTTCTCTTGCAATCCCATTCAAAAGCTCCATCATcagagtttcaaatttttctttagaGTAGGAAAATTTCTCATTACCTTTTAAATCCTTTTCAGAGATTGATTTAAGAAATGCACAAATTTCATATCTGTCAACCCTAAACAAGTTTCCAAATATAATGCCATCCATAAATGTTTCAAAGTAATTCCATTCCATCAATTTAAATTGTTTCCATAAGAAATCAGCAGAGAAATACTCAGCAAATGTTCGATGTATAAAGGTAGGCATTTCATTTGGAATATACTGAACAATACCACTTTTTATATCTCCTTCTTCAACGTTTTCAATGAAATCAATTACTTCAGGAGGGAACTTGTTGATATCTCCTTTAAATGTTACAATAATAGCCAATTTTCTATGCCATTCCAAAAATACCGCATAGTGTTTTTCATCCCTTTTACGATATCCTACATTATATCTATTATGATCATAATTAGCATCTTCCTTCCTTTGTTCTACGTAGTATTGCTCTAGAGTAAATTTCTGATACAAGGAATTTAAATCCAATCTTTCTTGCAGTATTTCTAGGTctttttcagaaagttctgAATTCCCAGAGTTGAGAAATTCTTTAAATgaaactgcaaaaatttcagcaaccATGTATAATTGCAAAGGCACACTTAGAAAATTCATCggtaattcatttttatatgaGAACTTTTCTAACAGCTGATCAATATAAACTATGGAGCATTCTTCATTCAATTTGtcagctttcaatttttctctccaaaatttcattaaaaatgtctTCTGATCCTCCGGAGTAAATGACGTTAGTTGGTATGAATATGTATTAAACTTATCTTCTGCTTCACCTAGAATATGAATAGAACGAGTTGTAATCCATATTTTGGCCAGTTGACGTGTCAAATTCTCGATCACTCCATTTACCTGATGCTCATAATCaggaataatttcatcaaaaccatCCAATAATAGTACTACGAATCCTTGATTATAAAACGCAGTAAACAATTCTATTTCAAATAGCGCTAATGATGACACCTTTCTTTCTTGTTTCAAttgatttcttttaaaatgtacTTCACCCTTATCTAGGGTGTCTAAGAAATTGTCCAATATTTCATCTTCTTCCTCGGTGTTCTTGCAGCATTctttaaataattgaaattttgcgatcTTATAAAGAAACTTTACAGCTTCTTTCACACCGATCTCTTTACAAGATTCTGATTCTGACCATTTTCCAAACTTGAATGAGTACTCCACTAAATTACACCTCACAATCCACACGGGAAATGGAGCAGTGGGTGTATTTACAGCTAAATGAGATAATATAACAGATTTTCCCATACCTGCCTCAGCAGCAATTAGGACAACTTTGTCAGGTGTATCCAAAACACTTTTTAGTTCATAATTTTCTCTGCTTTGTGCATtggtttttatgaattttcgtaattttgatttaCTACCTCGAGACTGTTGCCATTTATAAACATCTCCATTAGTTTTTAGCCAGTGAATGTTGTTATTGTAGCTATTGCAGCATTTTATGAAGTCTTTGTTAGTATCAGCTATTAGTATTATATCCTGGGTTGCCTGGATACCCGATTTAACAATTTCTCGTGTTTTGTCAATGACAACAAATTCAGACTGATTTTCTTTGAACTTTTCGTCGATATTAATGTAGCGGAAGAAGGATCGCTGGATGAAATGATACTTTGTATTATCATACTTCATATCTTTTGGCGctttacctattttaatttctattttcatttctttacttaaaattaattcgaataatAGTTCTCCTACGAGCGCTTCTCCCaatttatttgtatattttgatTCTTTATTTGTTAACAAAGCACCCAAGTTCACTGTTGTTTCTCTTTCTTGAAATATAATCTCTCTGTTGCAAAGTGCCTCTTGGGAATGATCTTTCAGATCATTTaggctatttttttcatctatcgCGCCATCCCACTTAATATCAGGAAAATCCTTTGTAAGTTTTTCAGCTAAAATATCATGCTCACAagttatgaaaataatttttttttggttgcatCTTTTTATAATAGAAAATAGAGGTTCGAGTAATAGTTGTCTTTCAGCTAACTCTGCTACTCCACATTCAATTACCAAGAGATTATTCGGTAATTCAGAGTTGAAAGCCTTTATTAAACGATCATTTATATCTGCATCCTTAATAGAATTCagatgaattgaaatgaaactgcCTTCGGCCTCATATGCTTTTGTATCTTTCAACGCTTGAATGACTTTGATTGCGCTCAATCTGGTAACACCACATGAGctaatcaagttgaaaatttgttcattattCGAAGttagaaaattcttcaattttgatggaATGTTGCAGAATTCCATACCAAATGATTTTATTTCTGCACAATATTCCAAAGTAATGCCATATACGTTTAATACAGAAACTTTTTgagtaactttttcaaaaaaattttcaccaacatCATCTCTAAGAAAGTACCCCTTGTTATCTTTCATCCAATTTTGTATAAACGTCTCAAGACTACTCGTTGGAAATTCACTGTCAGCTAAGTTGAGTTGGTCACTCATATCTTTTGCAATAATATGGCCAAGCTGGATTTCATCGGGCATACCAACAGCAAATACTAACATGTTAAAAAAATCGGTTATATCTTGTTCTGAGACTTCCTCAGGGAAATCAGGTTGTACAAGTAACTCATCCTCTTCACATGTCACAAAATTTGTAATacgaaattttagatttaacagctcacttttatttttgagttttctcaATTCCTCCTCAAACAACTTCAAATCGCCAGGCAATACGTAGTCTTCATTTAAAAATCGTTGACTAAAATAATATATATCTTTCTCGGCTGGGGTTTTCTTTATAAATACAAATTCTGCTAATTCATCGatatatttttgtatattttttttcctttcgagTTTAACAATACCGTTCTCAGCATGAGTAATGCAAGTAGCAATTTCACTAGCTAACGCTATTGCATCATTTTCAAGGTTGGGATTATTCTTAaactcataaaattttacataagaaGGTCCTATCTTTATTTCCACATCTTTTCGTCCGCGATATTCGCGGAAAAAAACATTCCTAAAATTTTGTACAGAAGgcgacaaatttttttcatcgacaaAATTTTCGTATAATGTAGCAACAACGTAGTTTTCTTTATCATGTTTCTTCGCAGCctgctttttgttttttacctcAATTACATGCATGCGTAACGCACGGTGGTAGAGTTTAAATAGGTaatctttaaaatttatgaCACTGCCTTTCATTATACATTCAGCAAACCGCTTTGCCAACTTTTTACAATCTGACTCGTTTTCCAGCGCTGATTTCAATTCAtcttttttagggaatttttccCAATTGAGTTTTAAATGCTTCcctatttcaaaatcaaaaattccatcatCCCTATTTACTGGTTCAAAACAACTGTCTTCTAAACTTTTGTTTAGAGAAATATTTGTACAAATTGTAAAATCTCTCAgttcagcacctcgaaaaaacgagttttttctAATTCTGAGAAAAGAAACGAAGTATTTTGATAACCTGAATTCCCCTTTTTCTTCTTGGCTAAGTAAATCGTCTTCACCGAGCACTTTAGTATTATCAATTTTATGCTTTGCCTGCACAAATCgatagatatatttttgatCGCGAGGGTTATTTTTGTACCGGAAGACTATATCGTCAAACTTTTCAGCGGCATTCACTTCAGTTCCTATATCGAATAAATACCTTTTGTTTGCGGATTTCTGGTGACGCAAGCCACATTTTAATAtatgaattaataattttgattgataaGAAATACCGTGAAGAAAATGTTTCAATCCTCCAGCATCGTAGTACTCTTTTGATGTCGTTCTAGGTGTCAACTCTTCATGATCATTCTGCGCTAGATTCGTTGGTGaggtgcaatttttggaaatcttggGCTCACGCCTGCCAGCTTGTGACGCATTTTCTTCGGAATCAATATCACTGCGTTTCAGTGGCATAGATGATCGATCAGCTACAGTTTTCCTGCGACAAGATTTTTACATCAATATTCATATACACGGGTGAAATATTATTTACATTATCGATGGTTCTAATCTAAATGAAATTGCAAGTACATATATCATGTTTATGTAGGCATAAGTAAGTGAATATACCTACTCGCAACCACAGTATAGGTACGGATTTGAAAAATAGTGTCTAATCATCAAAAACTGcgaataataggtacatatattatgtGTAAGCAGCATTTTCAAGACAGGATTCAATTTTTGGGAGATGGGCCTCCATTCcgtaaaaaaatcaccgaaattatcaatgaaaaaaaatagcccCTGACATGATCTCGTAAAAATAGGCTTAACAAAATAAAATGGCTGAAAACAGTgaacttgattttgaaaaattttgtgtgttTGATTCAAATGATGAATTTCCAACGAAATtgttacgatttttttgaacattttagtcacttcaaatcatttgaattttgagtagaATAAAAGTGGATGATTTAAGAATCAAGTTTGGGCTCTGAACTCATATCAATTCTTTTTAGTAAGtcataatttttaaaccatGTGCTTTGAGTGCAACTTCAAGTTAACAAATTTCAAGTGAAGCGAATCAGTTCACTTACCCCAGGCTTTCTGCTGAGGGCATTGTACGCGGCTCCGATGCATCTTCAGCTGAGCACTTCGTAGACGAGTCTGatacattttcatcatttttttgtcttttttgatAGTCTGACGTTGAAAGTTCATCAGAACTTTTCCTGTAAGAAAATTAGCACACAAAATGCTTCAACCAACTGCaaattgtacatatttctcATTACGTAAATTAATTCGATCTTGTACCTAATAAAATCAGTAGGTATgtgaaagaaataattttttcaaacgatgaaATCATGATTTATGCAATCGTATCCAACGAGAATTTTATATTTAACCACGacaaattttttcctcgaaataaaaatttatgtcATAAGGTCAATGACTTATTTATAAGTGAGAGCAGGCagacgaaaatgttttgaaatcaaatAATGATTATAATACAAATCGCCATTTAATTAGGGTGTGTTTCGgttatttccaattttctacttacctactacataggtatttatatattttcacatttttttctcaagttttttctgCAAGAtgtctcattttattttttcgattcgttaTGTCTTTTTCATCTTAACAACAAATAGCAACCTTGAAAAATTCTAGGATAAATAATTGGGTGGTCCACCTTTGACTTTATATTGGAAAATTGGTGGGGGGGATTCGATTGTGAGGGGGGGGGCTCAAAGGACTAGAATAAACATTTGAATCTCTGACTAATTGACCCATCACTTTTCTACtgggttttcaaatttcaaaatttacattgaaaatcaaaaataggtcTACctaatgcaaaatttgaataattacaGCCTACCTGACTCTGGCCTTCATTTGTTTTTCCGCTGATGGTATCGtttcaaaacatcgaaattttcaaggtgTGCCTGCCGGAATCTGATATACTAGAAGCAGCTTTCATTCTCTAAAATTACGATTTCATGAATTTATCAATGTAATTAGGAATTTACAAGGATTAAAAATTGCCGAGTGTCAAGTACCCACTCAACTTACCCGAAATTCATTGATTCAATTTCCTGTTATCGTCTCAAAGCAAGAATAGATACAGAACAGCTTCAAATTATATCAAATCTAgaataagtacaaaaatttagTATAGGTATGTGTAGACTGTACATACTTACGTATGTAGGACTACATATCAGATGAGTATATATTTATTCATGATATCGCCGAATCACCAACAAAATAATGATAGGTAATCATTAGTTTATACCTAATACCATTAAATTCGAACAATTTGCACAAGCACTCATGACAGTGGCAGAAACAAACACGTATCTGTTCAGCTAATTTCGACggataatttattcattatcGCGAAACGATAAGACTTGCATAACCTCTTTTACATCTGCatccatttttttctcgcatATCGAAAATTCGACGCAGGGCCACGTCATCGTCATTTAAAATTTGTGGCGTGAGACGTAtacaagtaatttacctaaCTGATTCCAGAATTCGAAGAAAGATCGAAATGttgttttcaaaacttgaaatttgaaaagcgTCGCCGGgatgacgaatttttcaaatcgagtacaagaatataaaaataataaactccATCTAAATTTCCTTTCGCTCTATCAATAAACGCTTAAAAATTCTACATGCAGAAAACGAATTTCGCTGAGGAATGCTCATACCTATAGCGTCACATCTTTCGAAAGATGTAAAAAATATACCCTGCCGAGTGCGGGCAAGAatttatttcaatcattttgtaTTAGGATTTTAAATCCACAAAAATTCACCCGAaacttgaaagatgaaaaataccGGTTTGATTACTAACATTCACCCAAGTCTTCTTTCGGCCAACCATCACACTAATCAACTTTACTCGcgactttttcaaaacagaaaatcggaccttggaaatattttttgataacatacctactcgtaccgaaattacaattttcagaatgctcaataaattaaaatcaagaTTACCAATTTGTACTTACCGTTACTGGAAAGCAATTAATGCAAATAACTATTTCGAGAAGCACGAACAGACGAACAGTTTAAGTACAAACATTAATAATTAATGAATAAATATAATAAAAACAAGATCTTTTCACAATTCTATTTTCTCGCAAAAGCGTTTGAATCATAAGATGTAGATAGTTATTGGTGACATATTGCAACATCTCACATGTGCATAGATAAAATGTATCGTTCGGAGGCCGGAGGCAAATAATGAAAAGCAATACGTAGGTTTATCATCGAAATATGAAATCAAGGTTGCACAGAAATGCAAATGCAGTATTTTTCTTAACTTCCTCGCTTTTGATCATCATTAATGCTGCACATGCGTTATGAATCAATCAGACTTGCAATCAAATGCTTACCTATTCACATTTATGTACAGTACCTATACGTTCTCGTATTATACCGGCTACCTATATCACTCTGAATATGCATAGGTATACGTATCTTATTTCAGTTTCATATCGATGAATTATTATCAACGTTGGTTACCTATATCTCTATGCTCATTGACGATTGCAAGTTTTCGGTTATTTTTCTAGATTTCTTGAAATTCGCAATAATGAccaacaaataaaataaaaattgacatcaCTGCGTCCCAAAATATTTATCAAGTTTCAAAGATGACATTGTGATAGCTGGGACACTCCTTGGTTTACAGAGGGAGAGCCCAGTGCTATTCAGCATATagttaagcccagggaacccaaACTCTACTGATGACCTTACGAAAGTACATCGAACAGCAAAGGTGACGAAACACCGCATAAATGATCGTAGACCGCAAATGAAAGTGTTCAGCTTTATTGTATAAatctctgatataaaaccgaatcgataaattacaaaaagacaCACTAATCATTATAAAAAGACACTTGCAATGACGattgcaagtggaagctctgaaatgcatccgtaccggaacaccagtgaaaaaatacttaacgtttgtaacgtctctaatggcggagtggctatactcgaactaaaccgacagagtgcactacttaagcagtgcagccactccgcaggaacacatcttccctttaggtggaagctgagggcgcatcccctaccgtcacaacatttttcaatgtattgaaaaaattaataagagaGATATTTGGGgagaacaaatttcaaaatacgaatttacccaaaaataagcgattttgaaattttcacatgttCAGTAGAAGCCTAAAAGATAGCTTTGAAATTGGATGGCAATGACCTACGTCAACGTATGATCTCAAATTCTACTATTGCTTTCgaaactggaccattttttcTCACACGGGATTAAATACTCTTCaggcgaaaaaaattgaaaattagtgtCACTTTGATTTGACGCAGTCTCAAATAGGGATAGATTCGTATAGTCGGAGTCCGAATGAAATATGAATCATCAAAACAGg contains:
- the LOC135845648 gene encoding uncharacterized protein LOC135845648, translating into MKARVRKSSDELSTSDYQKRQKNDENVSDSSTKCSAEDASEPRTMPSAESLGKTVADRSSMPLKRSDIDSEENASQAGRREPKISKNCTSPTNLAQNDHEELTPRTTSKEYYDAGGLKHFLHGISYQSKLLIHILKCGLRHQKSANKRYLFDIGTEVNAAEKFDDIVFRYKNNPRDQKYIYRFVQAKHKIDNTKVLGEDDLLSQEEKGEFRLSKYFVSFLRIRKNSFFRGAELRDFTICTNISLNKSLEDSCFEPVNRDDGIFDFEIGKHLKLNWEKFPKKDELKSALENESDCKKLAKRFAECIMKGSVINFKDYLFKLYHRALRMHVIEVKNKKQAAKKHDKENYVVATLYENFVDEKNLSPSVQNFRNVFFREYRGRKDVEIKIGPSYVKFYEFKNNPNLENDAIALASEIATCITHAENGIVKLERKKNIQKYIDELAEFVFIKKTPAEKDIYYFSQRFLNEDYVLPGDLKLFEEELRKLKNKSELLNLKFRITNFVTCEEDELLVQPDFPEEVSEQDITDFFNMLVFAVGMPDEIQLGHIIAKDMSDQLNLADSEFPTSSLETFIQNWMKDNKGYFLRDDVGENFFEKVTQKVSVLNVYGITLEYCAEIKSFGMEFCNIPSKLKNFLTSNNEQIFNLISSCGVTRLSAIKVIQALKDTKAYEAEGSFISIHLNSIKDADINDRLIKAFNSELPNNLLVIECGVAELAERQLLLEPLFSIIKRCNQKKIIFITCEHDILAEKLTKDFPDIKWDGAIDEKNSLNDLKDHSQEALCNREIIFQERETTVNLGALLTNKESKYTNKLGEALVGELLFELILSKEMKIEIKIGKAPKDMKYDNTKYHFIQRSFFRYINIDEKFKENQSEFVVIDKTREIVKSGIQATQDIILIADTNKDFIKCCNSYNNNIHWLKTNGDVYKWQQSRGSKSKLRKFIKTNAQSRENYELKSVLDTPDKVVLIAAEAGMGKSVILSHLAVNTPTAPFPVWIVRCNLVEYSFKFGKWSESESCKEIGVKEAVKFLYKIAKFQLFKECCKNTEEEDEILDNFLDTLDKGEVHFKRNQLKQERKVSSLALFEIELFTAFYNQGFVVLLLDGFDEIIPDYEHQVNGVIENLTRQLAKIWITTRSIHILGEAEDKFNTYSYQLTSFTPEDQKTFLMKFWREKLKADKLNEECSIVYIDQLLEKFSYKNELPMNFLSVPLQLYMVAEIFAVSFKEFLNSGNSELSEKDLEILQERLDLNSLYQKFTLEQYYVEQRKEDANYDHNRYNVGYRKRDEKHYAVFLEWHRKLAIIVTFKGDINKFPPEVIDFIENVEEGDIKSGIVQYIPNEMPTFIHRTFAEYFSADFLWKQFKLMEWNYFETFMDGIIFGNLFRVDRYEICAFLKSISEKDLKGNEKFSYSKEKFETLMMELLNGIAREKFFGNGMCTSLHVYPGTLHQHSSEQRMNTFLRHSHSFLILLRIIEVALSSGQVSVSKTIENWCNGDQYGLLCVCAELGFVELAKALIATIKDSENFLQQGILHSGWMRSILMIAIDNNRQNVAKFVFDFYDIFWKDSDHRTFITHILRENSVPALDFLLKNKVLEIGKPYMDSGQKKLLFLEAMRMSSSDVVEFLMDKTDIHVVDEFINSHGWSNFSFGLSVSLFQCNEKKIELGMKKGIDFTNTMNIFLSRFFQNFEEWGPPSIHLMQVFEKSELILKSGESYNCKNIKISDEALPKPINLAFLGNIGPGFNFKTFSSEGTCRTITLHYSECLYLICMLLLKAKAMQIIHNNFDIKSLGFDNTINCAEGYKILCKDRQQCLSHEDESFQAPQGGGTPVSFFPLKLDAHGTTLVQNALNEVYDFMIELPSDKIDHILKLYPHDGYPKDLLQDDFLSALIKGSERVSYSRLSESGKLLLKRIITISKDCNCSIYDSYENIRMSLKLKNMEQEVRKISSNEQFLFKTKDLLQILETQSSPNDFRKELLSVTSTIMKCGNYCSIGKTIQYTLLVSEIENLEKIYEKSKYFHELLKKLDKLYKNLTTDIAFGRNKEIDFILTQEPDYKKSIIHGQDDKFGSPLHYVASKGNAEITQILLSHGAYPNLRLIEEGIPEYLSTSKNPDQIKDNESWASDYYSWTPLHLAALNGHNEVVQLLIDNGAKVDMITDVEATNKGNTALHLSTLRNNLNTVLLLLKNGACYDAKNAQNKTPLELAEAGSDVAHVLQCIHYSFRAVKERRKDLVSSLLMTDNSVLLKAIFHAKNSDKKTLNLCIARANEQDDVIDLLEEKLRSLQF